The genomic stretch TTGGCCGCTAGGGCGGGCGGGGCGAATCGTGCTCGATCCGGAACGGAAGTTCGGCGCACCGATCGACGATGAAAGCGGCGTGCCGGTCAAGGCGATTTTTGCCGCCGTCGTGGCCGGCGGTGGCCAGGAACCGCAAACCGTGGCGGAATGGCTCGACGTTTCACTTGAATCGGTGCGTGCCGCCGTGACCTTTGTGCGACGGTTCGGCTCGTGACGTATTTCTTCGATAATTGCATTTCCTATCGTTTTGCCGGGATGTTGGCTGCGCTGGACGTCGATGCGGTTGCCCTACGGCATCAGTTTTCCGAAAGCATTCGAGACGTGGCTCTGTTCGAAGGTTTGAGCGGCAGCGACGTGGTCTTCGTCAGTTGCGATTTTTCGCAGACAACGAAGGACGAAGAGCTACAGGCACTCAGACGATGCGGGATCACGGCCATCTACTTTGGCCCCTTTTTTGGCAAGCTCAAGTTTTGGCCGCAGGCGGTCTGGCTCGTGCAACGTTGGCCCAAGATCGATGGCTTCGCCGGCGGTGTCGCGCCGGGCACTTTTGCGGAGATCAAGCAAAACGGCAGGGCGATGCCGTTTCTGCCTTAGCGACAACAATTCGAGCGATTCCCGCGGAGTTGCGACCGGTTCTCGAGCGGCCGGCGATCGACGCCGGGAGCTGGCTCGACACGCTGACTTGCTTTGGTCGCTGGTCCCAAATCGCCGAAACGGCGCAGTAAGAGTGGCGGCGGGGCGGCACGAGAGAGCGTATCGACGTGCTGCCGATCTCTGCTAATATGATGCAAGACCGAAACAGGAGATTTGTTATGAACCTGCAGTGTACCGTGATGAATGGTGTGGTGGTCTTGGACCCCGGCCTCGACCTGCCGGATGGCACGCGCGTTGAGTTGGTGATCCAGCAAGAACCGCTTGCCGCGAGCACCCTGGGTCAGCGGCTGTTGAAGTTGGCCGGAATCGCGAAGGGCCTGCCCGTCGATCTGGCCGAACAGCACGACCACTACATTCACGGGACGCCGAAACGATGAAGGTCGTCTTCGCCGACACTTTCTATTACCTCGCCCTCGTCAACCCCGACGATAACCGGCACCAGGAGGCGCTGGCCTATACAGCAGAGTTCCAAGGCCGCATGGTAACGACGGCGTCACGGAGGCACTGACGGGGGACCATCACTTCGAGCAGGCCGGGTTCGTGGCCCTGTTGAAGTAAAGCCTTTACAGCCCCGCGTCGCGGAAGCGGCGCATGAGGGAGTGACGGCGGGCAAAGCGCCGGCGATAGTGCTCGATCCGCTGTTGCGCCTCGTCGATGCGGCCGCGACGGGCCGCCACGTCGCGAAGATCGTTCAACAGCGTCATGGCCGTCGCGTGCTTCTTGGCCGTCGAGGCCGAAAGGAGCGCATCGACCTCTTTCCAGGCCGCGGCCTCGCGATCGGCCAAGGCGTCGAGATGCTTCTTTCGCGCGTCCGCCTTGGCTTTCTCGGCACGCTGACGCTCGTGCGCCAGGCGTGCTTCGCGCAACCGCTCCGCGGTTGCAAGTAGTTCGGCGACCGTGCGCCCTGGCTGCTTGAATGATCTCGCGCCAGCCGCGGGCGCTTTGGCCTTCGACTCGTGAAACGCCTTCAGGGCTTCGGAGCGCGCTTTCGCTCCGTCGCCCAGCAGCAATTCCAGCAGCCAGGCGTTCTTGTCGCGGTCGCCGAGCGCGGCGGTCCAGGCGGCAAAATCGCGTTGTGAGGAACCGGCGGGTGCGGCGGTTTCCTGGTTGCCTTCTGCCGCCGCTGCGATCAAATCGATGCCGATCACCAGAAAGTCCGCCAGCGATTGAAGCGCCGGCGAGAGCTTGCCCAGCCCCGGCGGAACCGGCGGCTCGACCTCCTCGTCGTCAACCGATCCCTGCACCACCGCCCGCAACCAGCCAAGGTAAAACGGCCGGAGGTCGCCAGCCAGCAGTGCATCGCGCACGGGCCTGAGCGATGGCAAGCATGCCGCGCCCTCCACCCAATCTCCGGGCTCCTCCTGGGCCACAAACTCGACGATCAAGTTGTCGCCCGCCTCATGCAGCGAGACCACTTCGCCGTCGATATAGGGCTTGAGTTGCTTGCGGTCGAGGGCCCACTTCGGCACGCGGATCATCGTATGATAGGTGCCCCAGTTGGCCACGTAGACGAAGAAGTCGAAATACTTCTCCATCATTTTCCGCGGGTTACCACGGAAATTGCCGAAGTGATAGACGTTCGTGAACGAGGTGGGCGTGATCTCCGCCCGGCTCGACAACTCGCCGAGCTCGTCCATTTCCTTCTCGGTCAGCGGCCGGTCGATGGCCGCGAACTCGTAATACTGATATTCGCTCATGACAACTTTGCTCGAAGCGGCTGCTCGACAACTCAAGGCGTCGAAGGCGGTGGAGACAATTCTTCGCGGTAAGGCTTGGGGACATCGTCAAAGGCGGCTTGGTAGGTTGCCTCGAGGGGCACTTGCACGTAGCTCTCGGCTTCGAGGAACAACGGCGCCGCGGGCAACGGATCGCCCACGCCGAGCGCCTCCGCGAAAGCTCGCTTGACGATTCCCGCCGAATAACTGGCGACCGTAAGCGGCTTGCCCGGCGGCAAGTGGAAGTCGTAATCGGCCATTTCCGACCAGATGGCGGCGTGCATGCCGTGCGGGTCGCGAGCGGTGGGCGGGAACAGATCCACAATCAGCAAGTGAACGCCCATGCGGAGAAACTCGAGCGCCTTCTCCACGAACGATTGAAAGTCGCCGCGGCTCGATTTGTTGCCGGGCGAAACGATTTCAATCACCGCCACCACATGGCCCTCTTCATGGAACACCACGACGCGGTTGCTCCGCTGAGCATAGGGGTCGGATTCAATCGTCGCCGAAATGCCCATCTGCGGCGGCGCTTCCGCTAACGTCAAGACGCCACCGTTAGGCGAAGCCGGCGAGTTGCCATTCGCCTCGGCTCCGCGATCAATTTGGAAGTTCAAGACGTCCGGGTAGCGGCCGACGGACGCCTGCTCGACCATCGCGTAATAGCCCGGCGGCAGGATGCCGCCGTTCAAGGCCCGCTTGATGCAGATGGTCCATTCCTGGTGGAAATCGTGAAAGACGCCGGTGCGGACCCGCGTCCAATCGTGAATCGGCATACATTGGCTCCCGCCGTTGCTCTACTTGATCGACATGCCATTATATCAAGCGATGCTCAGTATAACTCTTTCCAGCCCGCCCGATAACGAAAGCCCAGGTTCAGCAGCCGGTGCAAAAGCTCCTCGAAGCCGACGCCCGCCTGGTTGGCCGATTCGGCGAAGTCCTCGCCATAAGCCAGATTCGGGTTCGGGTTCGCTTCCAGCAGATAGAGCTTGCCCTCGGCGTTCAAGCGAAAATCGAGACGCGCGTAACCGCTCAGGCTCAGCAGCCGGTAAATTCGTTTGCAAAGCTTGGGAAGCTGTTCCTCCAGCCCTTCGGGCAAGTCCTTGGCCGCCCGCGTCGTGATGCCGTTGCGCACCTGATAGTCATGGTCCCATTTCACCTTGGCGGTGGCGATGTGGGCCACGCCGTCGGGCATCTTCGTAAACAGCATTTCCCAGATCGGCAGCGTCGTCAGGCGGATGTTGCCGAGCACGCCCACGTAAAGTTCCCGCCCTTCGATATATTCTTCCACCAGCGCGTCGGTGCGCAACTGCTCCTGAACGAAAGCCACGCGGTCTTTCAGCTTTTCGTCGTTGGAAACGACCGAGGCCTGCGAAATGCCCAGCGAGGCTTCTTCCGTGGCCGATTTCACGAGCAAGGGAAACTTCAGCCGCTGCACGCGCTTGGCCACGCGGCCCATGGGGTAAACCGCGAAGTCAGGCACCGCGATGCGGTGATAGGTAAGGATTTTTTTGCTCAAGGCCTTGTCGTGGGCCAGCATCAGCCCGCGCGGATTGCAACCTGTGTAGTATTGCTGCATCAACTCCAAGTAGCTCACGACGTGCGTGTCGTAGACGGTCACGCCGTGAAACTCTTCGAGCAGGTTGAAATGGATGTCGGGCTTCCAATCGACGATGGCGTCGCGCAGCACGCCCAGGTCGTTGCTGACGCCCAGCGGCCGCACGTCGTGGCCCAGGTTGCTCAGACCCGCGACCACGTCGTACTCCGTTTTCCATTCCGCCACTTCGCTGGCGGGCAGTCCTTTGATGCTGGCCGGAGGCACGAGTGCTTCGTGCATCAGCACCAGCACGCGACGCGCTCTCATAGGGCGAACCGGTGTTGACCGTTTTCCAGATAGTTCCGGGTGTGCAGCGCCAGCAAGGCGGCCGCTTCCTCCTCGCTCTTGCGCTGCGGCTGAT from Pirellulales bacterium encodes the following:
- a CDS encoding ATP-grasp domain-containing protein, which codes for MRARRVLVLMHEALVPPASIKGLPASEVAEWKTEYDVVAGLSNLGHDVRPLGVSNDLGVLRDAIVDWKPDIHFNLLEEFHGVTVYDTHVVSYLELMQQYYTGCNPRGLMLAHDKALSKKILTYHRIAVPDFAVYPMGRVAKRVQRLKFPLLVKSATEEASLGISQASVVSNDEKLKDRVAFVQEQLRTDALVEEYIEGRELYVGVLGNIRLTTLPIWEMLFTKMPDGVAHIATAKVKWDHDYQVRNGITTRAAKDLPEGLEEQLPKLCKRIYRLLSLSGYARLDFRLNAEGKLYLLEANPNPNLAYGEDFAESANQAGVGFEELLHRLLNLGFRYRAGWKELY
- a CDS encoding DUF4058 family protein, with the protein product MPIHDWTRVRTGVFHDFHQEWTICIKRALNGGILPPGYYAMVEQASVGRYPDVLNFQIDRGAEANGNSPASPNGGVLTLAEAPPQMGISATIESDPYAQRSNRVVVFHEEGHVVAVIEIVSPGNKSSRGDFQSFVEKALEFLRMGVHLLIVDLFPPTARDPHGMHAAIWSEMADYDFHLPPGKPLTVASYSAGIVKRAFAEALGVGDPLPAAPLFLEAESYVQVPLEATYQAAFDDVPKPYREELSPPPSTP